GGATATTTCCCAAGGAGTCTGTGGCAGTCACCCGGAACATCATCGTCGAGATGGTTGCGGGTGCCGTCATCGCATAGGAATAAGTTTGATTGGTCGCCGACGTTGCAGGAAGAGCCGCTGTGGAAAGAGTCGTCCAGTTCGCACCAGCATCGGTGCTGTAGGTAAGCACTGTGTTTTGTGCGGTGGAGGTATGCAGATCGGTCACCTTCCAGGAAACTGTCATGGCCGTGTTGATCGAAACGTCTGCAGTTGGTGTCACCCATGTCAGTGTTGGTGCTATTGAATCCAGCGTAACTGTCAGAGTACCGGCTGTGGCGGAAATATTTCCGGCAGAGTCTTTTGCCCAGACTTTAATAGTATGAGTTCCGTCGCCGGTTATCGCATGCGTGTAGGGTACTACTTCACTGCAGGCAATCCATCCACTGGAAATCTGATTTGGAGTCACGCTACTTTCTGTAACTAAAACAGAACTGTAGTCGGTGCAATTTAGAATGTTGAAGTTAACCAGTGAATCCTTGGTTAACGATGCCGTCAACAAACTAAGACTTGGTGCCGCCGGCAGAATTGAGTCAATAGTAAAAAGTCCTGAAGAGACCTCATGCGAATTGCCAGCCTCATCAGTGGCAATCAACTTCACCGCCGCCTTGGATGTGGAAATTGCAGGAAGAGTCAGACCGAAAGGACTGCTAGCATTTGTGATGTCGATTTCGCTGGACGCCGCAGATCCATCGTCAGTGACCACAAGTTTCAGGGAGTTGATATTCGTCGTAAGATCAGTTGCTGTGAAACTGATACTTGCAGTTTGACCACCGCGATAAAGAGAGTTGAGGGCTCCAATCGTAAGTGCCGGAGCCGTTTGATCCAGAACAAGGGAAACAATCTGTGGGGAAGAGGATATGAATCCAGAATTATCCCGGGTCCAGACATAAATGGATTTTGCTCCATCGCCTGGGGCAAAAGTGTAGCTGTATGTTTGGGCTCCTGTGGTTGAACAGGAAGATGTGAAGTTACCTGCCGTCAAACCGATGGAAGTAGGAACTTCAGAAAAGGCAATACCTGAAAATGTCGCACAGTTCTCAAGTGATGCTCCCGTGTTCAGGGAAATACTTGCGACCAGGGAATTCGTTGGTGAAGCCGAAACCAAAGTTGCAGGCGGAACCTGGGCTGGATAAGTGTTGGGAATTTTTACTGAAAGATTTTTGCTGATGACACCTTTTGCGGTATCAATTCCACCGCTGCCATCAGAAAAACCCGCTTGGAAAAGCAGAGTGTGAGTGCCTTGCGAGTTTTTGGTAAGCGGAATGTTGATGGTGTCGTTTGTGGTTGGTGCAGCACCATCCCAGCGCCAGTCATAAGCCATGGTAGCTGTCGTATAATACCAGTGTTTGACACTTGCCTGGTATGTTAGTGGTGAACCCTCGACGATGGAGCTTGGTGCTGTCCAGCTTTGCATTTCCGGTGCCGTGGTGTCTTTGATCAATTGAATGTCGGAAATATTAAAAGCTTGTTCCAGACGAAGCTTTAAATCGTTGTGTGACCCGTCGGTTAATGCATCAAAAAGTTCTTTACTTGAGTCAGCCTCGATTGAGCTGATTTCTGTTAACAATGACGAAATTTCTGTTGGGGCAAGCTGGTCCCAGGTTTGTATATTGGCAATTTGGGATGAGGATATCAACGGAACCAAGTTGCTCGAAATATCGATAGTTTGCTCTGTGAATCCTGTAACGGGACGACTCATGCGTTTTCCGCAAAGGGAAGCTTGCAAAATGAAGCGCCCTTGAGTGAGTAGTTTCTCTTCACTTTCCTCGAGTTGAATTTGGAATTTTCCGTCACCTGCGACGCTCGCAGTTTTGATTGGTGTCGCAGAAATTGCGCCATTTTGGACAGCGTAAATGCCCACAGTATTTGGCTCTGTGCAAGATAGTGAGGTTGCCTGGGATAGATTGATGCTGCCTGTTACTTTGCCATCAAATAGGCTCGATAATTCCAGACTGAGGGAACATCCAGACAGCGTTATCAACAATGATAACCAAAGGACGAAATATTCGAATGGTTTTGAGACGTTCCGATCTTTCATACGTACTAAAAGTCGGTCGATTTTAACCATATCTTGAATGAATTTTTAATAATGTGAGCCAATTTTTATTTAAATGCGATTGTCGGCTGCGTCAAACTCTCATGGACGATCCCGAAACACTTGCTCGAATCAGCTTGTTACGCAGTTGTAAAAAAGTAACCCAAATGGGATACATCTGGTCCATTATGAAGAGCACTTACAGAAGCATTTTGATTGAAGAACTTCGCAAGCGACAACGCAAGAATCCATCTTATTCATTGCGTGCTTTCGCGCGGGATATCGGTGTTTCAGTTTCCCGTCTAAGTGAAGTTTTGAATTCCAAAGCCGGTTTATCCGATTCGCGAGCAGCATTGATCGCTGAAAAATTGCAGCTCAAAGGAAAAGAACGGGCGTACTTCATTGACCTTGTTCAGGCGGAACATGCTCGCAGTAAGATTGCAAAAAAATCTGCGGCAGAACGTTTGAAATCCCATCGTATGGGTTCTCAAAAAATTGCTGATGAAGACTTTCATCTGATCGCGGATTGGCAGAATCTGGCCGTCCTGGAATTGATCGATCTTCCAGAAATGAATCATAACCATGTTGAAATCGCCAACCGATTGAAAATCTCAGTGGGCGAGGCGGAAGCGACGATTGATCGCTTGATGCAGGTGGGCTTGCTGAAGGAAGAAAACGGCAAATGGAAGCCTTCGGATCCTGATTCGACGACATCCTCAGACGTACCTTCAACGGCGATTCAGAATTTCCATCGCCAGATGCTGGGCCGAGCACAGCGCTCATTGCAAGTGGATCCGGTGGAAACTCGTGACTTGTCTTCAGTGGTTTTCGGCGTGGATGCTGATCAACTGGCCTATGCCAAAGAACGTATCCGTGAATTCCGTCGTATGTTGTCTCAGGAGCTGGCAGCAATGCCGGGCAAGAACAAAGTCTACAGCATGTCCATTCAGTTGTTTGAGCTTAAAGGGGATGAAGCGTGAAACAAATTCTGTTTGTATTGGTATTGGTTCAGGCACTTAGTGCGCACGCTGTGCGTGAAGTTCAAAACGGTGGCGGCGGCGTTCGCAGCGGTGAAACTATGGAAACATTTTTTTCCGCGAATCTTCGTTTTGACGAGGAGCCAGAATCCCCGCAAAACATTCCGGGCCTGATGCGTCTGCTTGAAGAAATCGACACCATGCCGATCAAGTCCTCGGTCAAAGGGGTGTTGATGTCTGCGATCTATCCGACGATGGATCGTAAGTATTACCGCGTAAAGGATGGCGATATTTCAGAGGCGACTCGCCAGGGAATTCACGAGCAATATGCAAGAATGCTGAAGATGTCCTCGGACAAGGTTGTGATGTTTGCGGCAAGTGGCGCAAGCAGCAGAATCACTGTTCTGATGGAGGAGTTCTATTCTTTGAAAGAAGCCGAACAAGCGGCCATTTTGCTTCACGAAGCATTGTGGATGGTGAGCACCAGTTTGACCTACGACCAGGTTGTGAACCTGGAGATCGATGGCCAGGCTTACTTCCAAAATCACGAAAACTATGCGGCCTTGTATCGCTTTGTGACCAACATGGGGCAGATTCTTTCAGATCGCACCTTGTCTTTGATCACCTCTTTGGCGATCGATTTGAAGCGTGATGTTCTGCCTAAGGAAAACGGCAGCACATTGAATACGGCGATGCTGGTGGATTTGGTGGGGGAGCGATATCTGGAGTGCATGTTATTGCACGATTTCTCCGTTTATAAATCCAAAGTAGCTGAAATTGATTATGTACGCTCCTGCAACAGTGCTATCAGCCAGAGCATCGTAATGAAAGCCGCAAAAAATCCAAAGTCATATTACTATCAGGCTTTGTTGGTTTATATGGGCCGAGCTGGGCATATCACTCTTTTCGCGAATACCCAGTACGAAAGCTATTTGAGCTACTCAGGAAAGCGTCCGGACTTTGCAAAATACCGCGATGGTCTTTACGTCAACTTTGAGGAGCCTGTGGCAGGCGACCGAATGTATCTGACCGTGTTTGATTCAATGAATCGTCCCGTGGGACGCATTCGCTTTTAAAGTCCAACTCACTTTTGTGTTCGGTGAGACATTCATCCCCGAACACTAAATGTTCTTTTGCTCATAAAGTTTCAAGATTCAAGATTTCTTGACCGATAAGATGTCATGCTTAACTTGGCTCGTATTAGAAAGCAATTTGGGAGTAATCTCAGTAGGACTGTTGTCCTATTTCTGTTTTCTATTCTGTTAAGCTCCTGCACACTGGAACTCAAATTATCCGAGTTGGCCGAGTTGAGTGGCCTTTCAAATGTAACAGGGCAGCTTGTAGGCTATTCAGCGACATCAGGCATGTCCGTTCAGACCTTAGGGCAGAGTTGCACATCACCAACTGCTTATCTATATAAGATGAAATCTTCAGGAGAGCTGGAGTCACCAGCCCTGGATTCAATGACCATTGATGCCGATGGCAAATATAGCTTTTCCAGTCAGGCCATCGGAAAGTCCGACTATGCAGGGACTTTGCTGGTGGAAGTACGTGATTGCTCTTCACGAGTCTACTATCGTCCAGTTACTGGCAGCGCAAATCAGGACGTCACGATGGCGTCATCTTTATTGGGTTTCGTCATGTACACGAGCCAAAAAGATTCCCTTTTTAATGCACTTAACACGGACCCAAAGAATCTGACTTTGTTGATGGCGATGTTGAACAGCGCTTCAAGTGCGCAACAGGCCTATGACATTCTGATTGCCAGTGACGAGGCAACGACTCGCTTCACGAACTTGTTTGGATTCAGTCCAGTTACTTTGTTGGATGCGGCACCTTATGTGGAGTCAGTAGCGACACCTGCTGCCGGTCAGGAAAAAGTTGCGTTGGAACTTAAGGCGCATGCCGTTCATTGGTCCACGGCCTACGATATAGTCTATCAATGGAAATTGGATGATCAGGTTGTCGGAACTGGAAGTGAGTTTTTATATACACCTTCAGGGGATTCCCAAGGCAGCCATACGTTGACTTTGACGATAGGGAAGAATGACGGCAGCAGCGCCGTGGATCTGACTAAAGAGCACAAGGTTGTCACTTCAACTTTGAGTATCACCAATAATGTGCTGCCGCAGCCGGTGAATTTTGTGATTTCGAATCCTGCGCAGGCCAGCACTCATCCCATCAACTCCAGAAGTGTTACTGTGACTCTATACACAGGGGCCGCATTGGCGTCCTGTGATTCTTTTAAAGGATTGCTAATCAATGAAAGTGCAGCGGTTCCAGCTTCGTCGGCGGATTTCCCAGTCACTTGTACGCAAAACAATTCTCAGGACTTGAACTATACAATTGCCTCCAGCGGAGATGGCGTAAAAACACTTTACCTTTGGGCAAAGGATTCTGCGGGAGTCATCTCTCAAGTACCGACCTCTGTGAGTGTCACCTTGGATACAGCTATTCCGACGGTGACCATCACGACTCAGCCATTGGCGCAGAGTAAATCATCTTCACAAAGTATTTCCTTTACCGGTGATGACGGTGTCGGAAGTATAGACTATTTTGAATGTAAACTGGATTCCAGTGCCTGGACCGCGTGTTCTAGTCCTGCCGTATTTAGTGGTTTGGCTGAGGGTGATCACACAGTGGCAGTGCGTGCTGTTGATGCCGCGGGAAATGTTTCAGTTCCTGACTCTAAGACGTGGCATATTGATTTAACGGCTCCGATTTTGACACTAACTGGTCCCGGTGTATTGACGAATTCCTTGTCGGCGTCATTTACATTGTCAGCGACTGACAGTGGTGGTTCCGGTCTGGCTGGCTATTCCTGCAGTGTGGATGGCGGCGCTTATGCAAGCTGTACTGCAATTACAAGTTTGGTGCTTGCAGCTGGCTCTCACAGTTTCAAAGCCCGGGCATTCGACGGTGCTGGTAATAATTCAGCCATTCAGACATATAATTGGACCATCGATACGACGGCTCCCACTGTCACATTAACTTCAAAACCACTGGCAACCACAAACTCTCAAAGTGCGAATTTTTCTTTTGTCGGAAGTGACACTGGCGGGGGCAGTATTGCCGGTTATGAGTGCGCACTTGATGCCGCGGCCTATGCAAGTTGCTCCACGCCTAAATCTTATGCGGGTCTGTCTGATGGTGGACATACATTTAAAGTCAGAGCCACGGACACAGCGGGTAACCTGGGGACAGCAACAACGTATGCATGGACTGTGGATACATCGACTCCGATGGCGTCCATTATCACTTATCCCGACTCAGTGACAAATCAAACGACAGCGACATTTACTTTTTCGGCGACGGCCCCTTCGGGTGGTTCGATCACCGGTTATGAATGCCAAATAAACTCCGGATCGTGGGCGGCATGTTCATCTCCGAAATCGTACAATTCTTTGGTGCAAGGCAGTTACACTTTTGGTGTGCGCTCTATCGATAACAATTCAAATCCCAGCGCCGCAACTAATTATGACTGGGTTGTGGATACCACGTTGCCGGTTTTAACTTTGGATCAAACACCGGCGTCCTTGACGAATTCCCAGACGGCGCAGTTTCTGTTTTCAGCAACTGATTCTGGTGGTGGTGCGATTGACGGATACTCCTGCCAACTTGATGGGGGAGGCTATGCTGATTGCTCAAGCCCGCGCGATTTAAGTGCACTGACTCAAGGCAGTCATACTTTTGACGTCAGAGTCAAAGACACCGCAGGAAATACCAGCACTGTTCACTCTCACACATGGTCCGTGGATTTGGCGGCGCCAACTTTGACGTTGTTGACGACTCCTGCCGCGCTGACAAATTCCACGACAGCACAATTCACATTCAGCGCCGGTGATTCTGGCGGTGGTGCAATCGCCGGATACTACTGCAGTCTGGACGGCGTCACAGCAAGTTCATGTGTATCCGGAGTCACTTACAATGCGCTAGCCGGTGGCGTGCATACCTTTGAGGTTTACACGACCGATACCGCAGGAAATAATTCAGCCGTAGCAAACTTCAGTTGGACAGTGGATGTGATCGCTCCCGTACTTTCAATTACCGGTAAACCCGCAGCAAATTGGAACTCGGCGGCGGCTGTATTTTCATTTGTTGCCACGGACACGGGTGGTGGAGCAGTCGCAGGATATCAATGTAAGATTGATGGCGGTGCCTATACTTCGTGTTCATCAGGTGTGATCTATAGTGCTCTGGCAGAAGGAAACCATCAGTTCCAAGTCTACGCAACGGATACTGCCGGCAATCAAAGTGCCGTGCAATCGTACTCCTGGGTGGTGGACACGGTGGTGCCTGCGGTGACTATTGCGACTCCTGCGGGAAGTCCAATTGTAGTTCCAGTGGGTTCGGTCAGTTCTTATACAATTAGCGGAGCATGTTCAGAAGATGGCAGCACTGTGACTATTGCTGGATTATCCGGCGTGACTGCCGCATGTTCTGGTGGCAATTGGACTGCGAATTTGAATCTGACGGCTTTGATTGATGGATCTTACACTTTAAGTGCAAGTCAAACGGATGTGGCCGGTAACGTAGGATCATCATCTTCTAAAATCATAATCAAGGATACAACAGCTCCCGCCATCTCCTTGACGACACCAACGGCAGCAGCAGGTGGCGGCACCCTAAGTATTAACTGGATTGTGACAGAGGCAAACGTGCCATCCAGTTCTTCATTCAGCGTTGAAATTTATGATGGTTCTTCGTGGACTTCCTTTGGTAATCTTTCGGCGACGGCAGGCTTGAACTCTGCCAAGGCTTACAATCTAAATACTGTCGCGGCTCCGTCTTGGAATACATCATCTGCGCGTGTTCGTGTGACTTTGACTGATCAAGCAGGAAATGCGACGACCAG
This region of Bdellovibrio sp. GT3 genomic DNA includes:
- a CDS encoding TIGR02147 family protein gives rise to the protein MGYIWSIMKSTYRSILIEELRKRQRKNPSYSLRAFARDIGVSVSRLSEVLNSKAGLSDSRAALIAEKLQLKGKERAYFIDLVQAEHARSKIAKKSAAERLKSHRMGSQKIADEDFHLIADWQNLAVLELIDLPEMNHNHVEIANRLKISVGEAEATIDRLMQVGLLKEENGKWKPSDPDSTTSSDVPSTAIQNFHRQMLGRAQRSLQVDPVETRDLSSVVFGVDADQLAYAKERIREFRRMLSQELAAMPGKNKVYSMSIQLFELKGDEA
- a CDS encoding Ig-like domain-containing protein, whose product is MKSSGELESPALDSMTIDADGKYSFSSQAIGKSDYAGTLLVEVRDCSSRVYYRPVTGSANQDVTMASSLLGFVMYTSQKDSLFNALNTDPKNLTLLMAMLNSASSAQQAYDILIASDEATTRFTNLFGFSPVTLLDAAPYVESVATPAAGQEKVALELKAHAVHWSTAYDIVYQWKLDDQVVGTGSEFLYTPSGDSQGSHTLTLTIGKNDGSSAVDLTKEHKVVTSTLSITNNVLPQPVNFVISNPAQASTHPINSRSVTVTLYTGAALASCDSFKGLLINESAAVPASSADFPVTCTQNNSQDLNYTIASSGDGVKTLYLWAKDSAGVISQVPTSVSVTLDTAIPTVTITTQPLAQSKSSSQSISFTGDDGVGSIDYFECKLDSSAWTACSSPAVFSGLAEGDHTVAVRAVDAAGNVSVPDSKTWHIDLTAPILTLTGPGVLTNSLSASFTLSATDSGGSGLAGYSCSVDGGAYASCTAITSLVLAAGSHSFKARAFDGAGNNSAIQTYNWTIDTTAPTVTLTSKPLATTNSQSANFSFVGSDTGGGSIAGYECALDAAAYASCSTPKSYAGLSDGGHTFKVRATDTAGNLGTATTYAWTVDTSTPMASIITYPDSVTNQTTATFTFSATAPSGGSITGYECQINSGSWAACSSPKSYNSLVQGSYTFGVRSIDNNSNPSAATNYDWVVDTTLPVLTLDQTPASLTNSQTAQFLFSATDSGGGAIDGYSCQLDGGGYADCSSPRDLSALTQGSHTFDVRVKDTAGNTSTVHSHTWSVDLAAPTLTLLTTPAALTNSTTAQFTFSAGDSGGGAIAGYYCSLDGVTASSCVSGVTYNALAGGVHTFEVYTTDTAGNNSAVANFSWTVDVIAPVLSITGKPAANWNSAAAVFSFVATDTGGGAVAGYQCKIDGGAYTSCSSGVIYSALAEGNHQFQVYATDTAGNQSAVQSYSWVVDTVVPAVTIATPAGSPIVVPVGSVSSYTISGACSEDGSTVTIAGLSGVTAACSGGNWTANLNLTALIDGSYTLSASQTDVAGNVGSSSSKIIIKDTTAPAISLTTPTAAAGGGTLSINWIVTEANVPSSSSFSVEIYDGSSWTSFGNLSATAGLNSAKAYNLNTVAAPSWNTSSARVRVTLTDQAGNATTSTSNSFTIDSGAPVLSSFTLNNGVTTTTNNNVKVAVSASDALTNISKICMQTTSSIPTSSDGCWVSVSSYGLTAAKTLSTSSIYYNVGLSSGTYPIYIWLMDAVGNISTNAATSGVDSGSIVYNSPLPPVISAIQLTATDTPGTPPAGTDLVAGAGNSVYVKWNISSVTGLSASPIQILYTTDDSTEAGTLASGLGNTANGGCSVTAGFTGCAVLSAPVGTYFRIKLKVTDALGFSTNIVSNPLNSGSVNFLAGNTDLGLGSSAKSAVMLPSGNNSLAVLDDGRIFVVDTRGLAWVNPTTGVYEMLATYAATASGDGGPLTSAKFKSVNGIWVDTNNDILVADYRSIRKINTRVSPMTVTRFIGGGSTSGDYVSGALNYLATADITKLTVAANGDVYFRDASGHKLRKYTAAADTISTITFTGTGNTFSSSQDNTKCTTASYYMTFDDSGNINNLIWWMQIGGNANCPFSTATNEGRVSAQVDPVTGVSFLPAPGYIKASGGFRDFANFYHDRSGNAYAAYNGNGSVQSIFKFNPATLKWVQLYGTNKAGTCAEDTPQNNCAISAQALAFNSQGQIFYIDSKAKAVRTIAADGKIKTLVGDRLGSDDGRQALAVRFANLTDVKSWNSSGQSYITVFDLTDIRIREFMPGNTIYTVAGVQWAGTPSVGSVAFESPLGTSSDNYPSRMQVAANGDIYMPRGGSYFSKITRSTGLWSDVWTGYDYGPAIVAMSSNAILTNTFSYNSTYGAVDSRYNLWDSIANTLTKVVYYGGGVTTPSTICADGTALNACLVTGLTKDSGYQGAFDYVTNMWLLPEYNLKRIAQFNANGSGTMGTFFTTPRNFSRFALNRTADLSKNYIYTCGTDGKLYKYDLNNAGAETPLTLPNSTITCASSVAYDSQRNSLLFIYSQNGLKGVAEYVNP